A genomic stretch from Oreochromis aureus strain Israel breed Guangdong linkage group 17, ZZ_aureus, whole genome shotgun sequence includes:
- the upf2 gene encoding regulator of nonsense transcripts 2 isoform X1, whose product MPAERKRSVNMDEKDVCTFSNKEKEKDREADRRPGSARDKAKDEAKMSGKKDGGKEEKRKRLEEEKKKKEEKERKKKEEEKLKAEEEQKKKEEEEKRQQEEQERKLKEEEAKRQREEEAALLKEKEEGHQLYQEAWERHQCRKELRSKNQNAQEGRPEEAFFSRLDSSLKKNTAFVKKLRTLTEQQRDSLSNDFASLNLSKYIGEAVSSVVEAKLKISDVGCAVHLCSLFHQRYAEFAPLLLQAWKKHFEARKEEKAPNVSKLRTDLRFIAELTIVGLFTDKEGLSLIYEQLKNIIGADRETHTHVSVVISFCKHCGDDIAGLVPRKVKLAAEKFGLAFPPSEIISSEKQQPFQNLLREYFTSLTKHLKKDHRELQNIERQNRRILHSKGELSEDRHKQYEEFATSYQKLLANTQSLADLLDENMPELPQDKTVQEEHGPGIDIFTPGKPGEYDLEGGIWEDEDARNFYENLVDLKAFVPAILFKDNEKSSQGKEKEDGKDGREGKDAGSTTEELELELEALDITDEPLELEGPDEVENEELAKKLLDEQEQEDEEASTGSHLKLIVDAFIQQLPNCVNRDLIDKAAMDFCMNMNTKSNRRKLVRALFTVPRQRLDLLPFYSRLVATLHPCMSDVAEDLCSMLKGDFRFHIRKKDQINIETKNKTVRFIGELAKFKMFSKTDTLQCLKMLLSDFTHHHIEMACTLLETCGRFLFRSPDSHLRTSVLLEQMMRKKQAQHLDARYVTMVENAYYYCNPPPMEKTVKKKRPPLQEYICKLLYKDLSKVTTEKVLRQMRKLPWQDPEVKSYLICCMVNIWNVKYNSIHCVANLLAGLVAYQEDVGIHVVDGVLEDIRLGMEVNQPKFNQRRISSAKFLGELYNYRMVESAVIFRTLFSFISFGVNQDGSPSPLDPPEHLFRIRLVCTLLDTCGQYFDRGSSKRKLDCFLIYFQRYIWWKKSLDVWTKDHPFPIDIDYMISDTLELLRPKMRLSSSLEEAIKQVSDLEREVLVKLGLAMEKDGRSSAMSEGEGLDEEDDDGDDDEEGGAETEEQSGNESEMNEQEEDEGSENEEEEREEEEEENTDYLTDSNKENETDEENNEVTIRGGGLKHVACAEDEDFIQALDKMMLENLQQRSGEAVKVHQLDVAIPLQLKSQLKKGQPCISEGDSDISDTMQFVMLTRKGNKQQYKILNVPLSSHLAANHFNQQQAEQEERMRMKKLTLDINERQEQEDYQEMMQSLAQRPAPANTNRERRPRYQHPKGAPNADLIFKTGGRKKRARNESQEKRDRQERRDRQEKQERNQRYELE is encoded by the exons ATGCCTGCTGAACGCAAGCGCTCAGTAAACATGGATGAGAAAGATGTTTGCACCTTCAGCAACAAGGAAAAGGAGAAGGACAGGGAGGCTGACAGGAGGCCAGGATCTGCCCGGGACAAGGCCAAAGACGAGGCCAAAATGAGCGGCAAAAAAGACGGTGGcaaggaggagaagaggaagcggctagaggaggaaaagaaaaagaaggaggagaaggagcggaagaagaaagaggaggaaaaactgaaggcagaggaggaacagaagaagaaggaagaggaggagaagaggcagcaggaggagcaggagaggAAGCTTAAAGAGGAGGAAGCCAAAAGACAACGTGAGGAGGAGGCTGCCCTCCTCAA ggagaaggaggaggggcATCAGCTGTACCAGGAGGCATGGGAACGCCATCAGTGTAGGAAGGAACTGCGCAGCAAGAACCAGAATGCCCAGGAGGGTCGTCCTGAAGAGGCCTTCTTTAGCCGCCTGGACTCGAGCCTTAAAAAGAACACCGCCTTCGTGAAGAAGCTGCGCACGCTGACCGAGCAGCAGCGAGACTCACTCTCCAACGACTTTGCCTCACTCAACCTCAGCAAGTACATCGGTGAGGCCGTGAGCTCCGTTGTGGAAGCAAAGCTGAAGATCTCAGACGTTGGCTGCGCGGTCCATCTGTGCTCGCTCTTCCACCAGCGGTACGCCGAGTTTGCCCCATTGCTCTTGCAGGCCTGGAAGAAGCACTTTGAAGCCAGGAAGGAGGAAAAGGCGCCTAACGTGAGCAAGCTGCGCACAGACCTCCGCTTCATCGCTGAGCTCACCATCGTCGGTCTCTTCACGGACAAGGAGGGTCTCTCGCTCATTTATGagcagctgaaaaacatcattgGGGCCGACCGCGAGACGCACACCCACGTTTCCGTTGTGATCAGCTTCTGTAAGCACTGCGGGGACGACATTGCTGGGCTGGTGCCCCGCAAGGTGAAACTGGCGGCCGAGAAGTTTGGCTTGGCTTTCCCTCCCAGCGAGATCATCAGCAGCGAGAAGCAGCAGCCCTTCCAGAACCTTCTGCGGGAATACTTCACATCTCTCACCAAACACCTAAAGAAGGACCACCGGGAGCTGCAGAACATCGAGAGACAGAACAG GCGGATCCTGCATTCCAAAGGAGAGTTGAGCGAGGACCGGCACAAACAGTACGAGGAGTTTGCCACTTCCTACCAGAAGCTGCTGGCCAACACTCAGTCTCTGGCTGATCTGCTGGATGAAAACATGCCCGAGCTGCCTCAGGACAAGACTGTGCAGGAGG AGCACGGCCCTGGGATCGACATCTTCACCCCCGGGAAGCCTGGAGAGTACGACCTGGAGGGAGGGATCTGGGAAGATGAAGATGCTCGTAACTTCTATGAGAACTTGGTGGACCTGAAGGCGTTTGTGCCCGCCATCCTCTTCAAGGACAACGAGAAGAGCAGTCAGGgcaaagagaaggaggatggCAAAG ATGGCAGAGAGGGGAAGGATGCGGGCAGCACCACAGAGGAGCTGGAGCTGGAGCTCGAGGCTCTGGACATCACAGATGAGCCTCTTGAACTAGAGGGACCAGACGAGGTGGAAAATGAAGAGCTGGCCAAAAAACTGCTGGATGAACAAG aACAAGAGGATGAGGAAGCCAGCACGGGGTCTCACCTGAAGCTAATCGTGGATGCTTTCATCCAGCAGCTTCCCAACTGTGTCAACAGAGACCTCATAGACAAG GCTGCCATGGACTTCTGCATGAACATGAACACCAAGTCTAACAGGAGGAAGCTAGTCCGTGCCCTCTTCACTGTCCCCAGACAGAG GTTGGATCTCCTGCCCTTCTACTCTCGTCTGGTGGCGACGCTGCATCCATGCATGTCAGACGTGGCGGAGGACCTGTGCTCCATGCTGAAGGGAGACTTCAGGTTTCAT ATTCGGAAGAAGGATCAGATCAACATCGAGACCAAGAATAAAACCGTCAGATTTATCGGCGAGTTGGCCAAGTTCAAGATGTTCTCGAAGACAGACACACTTCAGTGTCTCAAG ATGCTGTTGTCTGATTTTACGCACCATCACATAGAGATGGCCTGCACACTGCTGGAGACCTGCGGCCGCTTCCTCTTTAGATCCCCCGACTCTCACCTGCGCACCAGCGTCCTGCTG GAACAAATGATGCGCAAAAAGCAGGCCCAACATCTTGATGCCCGCTACGTGACCATGGTGGAGAACGCCTACTACTACTGCAACCCACCGCCCATGGAGAAGACGGTGAAGAAGAAGAGGCCGCCGCTGCAGGAGTACATCTGCAAGCTGCTCTACAAGGACCTGTCCAAGGTCACCACAGAGAAGGTGTTGAGGCAGATGCGCAAGCTGCCATGGCAGGACCCCGAGGTGAAGAGCTACCTGATCTGCTGCATGGTCAACATCTGGAACGTCAAGTACAACAGCATCCACTGTGTGGCCAACCTGCTGGCTGGCCTGGTGGCCTACCAGGAGGACGTGGGGATCCACGTGGTGGACGGTGTCCTGGAGGACATCCGGCTCGGCATGGAG GTCAACCAGCCCAAATTCAACCAGCGGCGGATCAGCAGCGCCAAGTTCCTGGGCGAGCTCTACAACTACCGCATGGTGGAGTCGGCCGTCATTTTCCGCACCCTCTTCTCCTTCATCTCCTTTGGCGTGAATCAGGACGGCAGTCCCAGCCCTCTGGACCCCCCAGAGCATCTGTTCCGCATCCGCTTGGTCTGCACCCTGCTTGATACCTGCGGCCAATACTTCGATCGAGGCTCCAGCAAGAGGAAGCTAGACTGTTTCCTCATCTACTTCCAG cGGTACATATGGTGGAAAAAGAGCCTGGACGTGTGGACTAAGGACCACCCGTTCCCCATTGACATCGACTACATGATCAGTGACACGCTGGAGCTGCTCAGACCTAAGATGAGGCTCAGCAGCTCCCTGGAGGAGGCCATCAAGCAAGTCAGCGACCTAGAGAGAGAAGTGCTCGTCAAACTAG GTCTGGCCATGGAGAAGGACGGCCGCTCCAGTGCCATGAGCGAAGGGGAGGGCCTTGACGAGGAAGATGATGACGGGGACGACGATGAAGAGGGAGGCGCTGAGACCGAAGAGCAGTCAGGCAATGAAAGCGAAATGAACGAACAGGAAGAGGAT gaagggtcagagaatgaagaggaggagagggaggaagaggaagaagagaacaCGGACTACCTGACCGACTCCAACAAGGAGAACGAGACTGACGAGGAGAACAAT GAGGTCACCATCCGTGGCGGCGGGCTGAAGCACGTGGCATGCGCTGAGGACGAGGACTTCATTCAGGCTCTGGACAAGATGATGCTGGAAAACCTGCAG CAGCGTAGCGGTGAGGCGGTGAAGGTGCACCAGCTGGACGTTgccattcctctgcagctgAAGAGTCAGCTGAAGAAGGGACAGCCATGCATCAGCGAGGGAGACTCGGACATCTCCGATACCATGCAGTTTGTAATGCTGACTCGCAAAGGCAACAAGCAACAG TATAAGATCCTGAACGTGCCGCTCTCCTCCCACCTGGCGGCGAATCACTTCAACCAGCAGCAGGCCGAGCAGGAGGAGCGCATGAGGATGAAGAAGCTCACTCTGGACATCAACGAGcggcaggagcaggaggactaCCAGG AGATGATGCAGTCTTTGGCCCAGCGTCCGGCTCCAGCCAATACCAACCGGGAGCGCCGTCCCCGCTACCAGCACCCGAAAGGCGCTCCCAACGCCGATCTCATCTTCAAGACCGGAGGAAG aaagaaaagagcaAGAAATGAAAGTCAGGAGAAGCGAGACAGGCAGGAGAGGCGAGacaggcaggagaagcaggagaGAAACCAAAGATATGAGTTGGAGTAG